The proteins below come from a single Pedobacter aquae genomic window:
- a CDS encoding PorP/SprF family type IX secretion system membrane protein — translation MRKYIKTILLMIAVLMGEKVSAQISPMKSQYYQNPYLVNAAMAGYNGKLNVFANYSDQWNKIDGAPVLMSFSGSGRITEKAAIGFNYMSDKAGLLRRSQAMGSYAYKVNLSGEESLRFGVSLSWAQNRFDQGDATSNGNLDPAFAAYNNQRSYLDGNFGVAYIGKKIEAQFSYLNLNNKRQNQFSSVNYATFYSALSYKIDLVNDGSLMLKPLIAYRGVKGFENQWDVATELSIEQLKVYTMYHSNKTFTGGFGFLHQKKLLLSIMYSTEPQGLQGLTGGQFDLVLGYQF, via the coding sequence ATGAGAAAATATATAAAAACCATCTTGTTAATGATAGCTGTACTAATGGGCGAAAAAGTATCGGCACAAATAAGCCCTATGAAAAGTCAGTATTACCAAAATCCGTATTTAGTAAATGCGGCTATGGCAGGCTATAACGGAAAGTTAAATGTATTTGCTAATTATAGCGACCAATGGAATAAAATAGATGGCGCACCAGTGTTGATGTCCTTTTCAGGCTCAGGAAGAATAACGGAAAAAGCTGCAATAGGCTTTAATTATATGAGTGATAAGGCAGGGTTACTAAGAAGAAGCCAAGCAATGGGTAGTTATGCTTATAAAGTTAACTTAAGCGGTGAAGAGAGCTTAAGATTTGGCGTATCATTAAGTTGGGCACAAAACCGATTTGACCAAGGTGACGCAACTTCTAATGGGAACCTAGACCCTGCGTTTGCTGCTTACAATAACCAAAGGAGTTATTTAGATGGAAATTTTGGTGTGGCTTATATAGGTAAAAAAATAGAGGCTCAGTTTAGCTATCTTAATTTAAATAACAAACGTCAGAATCAGTTTTCATCAGTAAATTATGCTACATTTTATAGTGCTTTAAGTTATAAAATAGACTTAGTAAATGATGGTAGTTTAATGCTAAAACCATTAATTGCATACCGAGGCGTAAAAGGATTTGAAAACCAATGGGATGTAGCCACAGAACTAAGTATAGAGCAGTTGAAAGTATATACCATGTATCATAGCAATAAGACATTTACAGGCGGTTTTGGTTTCTTACATCAGAAGAAGTTACTCTTGTCTATCATGTATAGTACAGAGCCGCAAGGCTTACAAGGCCTAACCGGTGGGCAGTTTGATTTGGTTCTGGGATATCAGTTTTAA
- a CDS encoding DUF3800 domain-containing protein translates to MSKTFNFYCDESTHLQNDGMPYMMIAYISSAHNQLKQHKEYLKYLKAKHKVKGEIKWSSVSGAHYPYYAELIEYFFATDLAFRSVIVKKSQINETLPGFTYNDFYFKMYYQLLHHKINLEYTYNIYFDIKDTISHKKLAALNDLLKHNSSIRNFQFMHSHESSLMQLTDLIMGAINYKLRGENKVIAKNKLIEKIESHCKTPITQSTPKHENKLNLFHIDLK, encoded by the coding sequence ATGAGTAAAACCTTTAATTTCTATTGCGACGAAAGTACACACCTTCAAAATGATGGTATGCCATACATGATGATTGCTTACATAAGTTCTGCTCATAATCAGCTCAAGCAACATAAAGAGTATTTAAAGTATTTAAAAGCTAAGCATAAGGTAAAAGGCGAAATTAAATGGTCGAGTGTTTCGGGTGCGCATTACCCTTATTATGCAGAATTAATTGAATATTTCTTTGCTACAGATTTGGCTTTCCGTTCGGTAATTGTAAAGAAATCTCAAATAAATGAAACACTTCCTGGTTTTACTTACAACGATTTTTATTTTAAAATGTATTATCAGCTTTTACATCATAAAATTAATTTAGAATACACCTACAACATATACTTTGATATAAAAGATACCATTAGTCATAAAAAGTTAGCTGCATTAAATGATTTGTTAAAGCACAACTCTTCTATTCGTAATTTTCAATTTATGCACTCTCATGAGAGCAGCCTAATGCAATTGACAGACTTAATTATGGGAGCCATTAATTATAAATTACGTGGAGAAAATAAAGTGATAGCAAAGAATAAACTCATTGAGAAAATTGAGAGCCATTGCAAAACACCCATAACTCAATCTACACCTAAGCATGAAAATAAGTTAAATCTATTTCATATAGACCTAAAGTAA
- a CDS encoding alkaline phosphatase D family protein, whose protein sequence is MKYFLAFLFTLSCIVNVEAQTHKSQTFAFGSCNRQNLPQPLWDVILKDQPNLWIWLGDNIYGDTHDMLVFKEKYQEQNDNPNYKMFAAKVPIIGTWDDHDYGKNDAGINYPRKQESQQLALDFLNVPKESPVRKQAGIYSSHDYQVGNKNVKVILLDCRYHRDTLMKDSNKRYIPNLKGDILGEAQWTWLEKQLSGNADAYVIGSGIQILSEEHPYEKWANFPTAKKRLMELLVKTKPKGVILLSGDRHIGEFSKTQVAGLNFPLFDITSSGLTHSAINNKGELNPYRIGPLVNQKHYGLLEFKDKGEKLEVTMSLKGLEIPVYHKEVVEF, encoded by the coding sequence ATGAAATATTTTTTAGCATTTTTATTTACACTATCATGTATTGTAAATGTTGAGGCCCAAACTCATAAAAGCCAGACCTTTGCTTTTGGTTCTTGTAACCGTCAGAACTTGCCACAGCCTTTATGGGATGTTATTTTAAAAGACCAACCCAACTTATGGATATGGCTTGGAGATAATATTTATGGAGACACGCATGATATGCTTGTTTTTAAGGAGAAATATCAAGAACAAAATGATAATCCTAATTATAAAATGTTTGCGGCTAAAGTACCCATAATTGGTACTTGGGATGACCATGATTATGGAAAAAACGATGCCGGAATAAATTATCCTCGTAAGCAAGAAAGTCAGCAATTAGCACTTGATTTTTTAAACGTACCTAAAGAAAGTCCTGTTCGCAAGCAAGCTGGTATTTATTCGTCTCATGATTATCAAGTAGGAAACAAAAATGTAAAAGTCATATTATTGGATTGCCGCTATCATCGGGACACCTTGATGAAAGACAGCAATAAGAGATACATCCCAAATTTAAAAGGAGATATTTTAGGAGAAGCGCAATGGACTTGGTTAGAAAAGCAGTTAAGCGGTAATGCTGATGCTTATGTAATTGGTTCTGGTATCCAAATTTTATCTGAAGAGCATCCTTATGAAAAATGGGCTAATTTCCCAACTGCTAAAAAAAGATTGATGGAATTGTTGGTAAAAACAAAACCTAAAGGCGTGATTTTATTGAGTGGAGATAGACATATTGGTGAATTTTCAAAAACGCAAGTAGCAGGTTTAAATTTTCCACTTTTTGATATCACTTCCAGTGGCCTCACACATTCGGCAATAAATAATAAAGGAGAGCTTAACCCGTACCGCATAGGGCCATTGGTTAATCAAAAGCACTACGGTTTATTAGAATTTAAAGATAAAGGTGAGAAGCTTGAAGTGACCATGTCTTTAAAAGGCCTTGAAATACCTGTTTATCATAAAGAGGTAGTGGAATTCTGA
- a CDS encoding restriction endonuclease subunit S, whose translation MKHRGYKHLIPSDWENLTMDDLVKFSGGSQPPLSSFAYEAQEGYVRLIQTRDYRTEKYKTFIKKEYANKTCLADDIIIGRYGPPIFQIFKGIEGAYNVALVKAIPNEKKLLKDYCFYFLSRPELRFYLEGLSQRSGGQTGIEMDCLKKYPFPLPPRQEQKKIAEILSTWDLAIEKTQKLIKEIKLRNKGLAQRLLTGKKRLKGFKEEWETNPLEYFLDYTPRPVDKPLQNFLALGVRSHGKGIFHKPDFDPDMIAMETLFVVKEKDLVVNITFAWEHAIAIASKEDEGGLVSHRFPTYTFKADIASPVYFKFLILQPSFKYLLDLISPGGAGRNRVLSKKDFMKLEINCPPLKEQLAITSVLETADNELKLYENKLATLKEQKKGLMQKLLTGQIRVKTN comes from the coding sequence TTGAAACATCGGGGATACAAACATTTAATTCCATCTGATTGGGAAAACCTAACAATGGATGATTTAGTGAAATTCTCTGGTGGTAGTCAGCCTCCTCTAAGTTCTTTTGCTTATGAAGCACAGGAAGGATATGTTAGGCTAATTCAAACTAGAGATTACCGTACTGAAAAATATAAAACTTTCATAAAGAAAGAGTATGCAAATAAAACTTGTTTAGCGGATGATATAATAATAGGAAGATACGGTCCCCCAATATTTCAAATATTTAAGGGGATTGAAGGAGCATATAATGTTGCATTGGTAAAAGCTATACCAAATGAGAAAAAGCTTTTAAAAGACTATTGTTTCTATTTCCTCTCTAGGCCAGAATTAAGATTTTATCTCGAAGGATTATCTCAGCGTTCTGGTGGTCAGACTGGCATTGAAATGGATTGTTTGAAAAAATATCCTTTCCCATTACCTCCACGCCAAGAACAAAAAAAAATAGCCGAAATTTTAAGTACTTGGGATTTAGCCATAGAAAAAACTCAAAAGCTAATTAAAGAAATCAAGTTACGTAATAAGGGGCTTGCACAACGTTTGCTTACAGGAAAAAAACGCTTAAAAGGGTTTAAGGAGGAATGGGAAACAAATCCTTTAGAGTATTTCTTAGATTATACTCCACGTCCTGTTGATAAACCATTACAAAACTTTTTAGCTTTAGGCGTTAGGAGTCATGGCAAAGGCATCTTTCATAAACCAGATTTTGACCCAGATATGATTGCAATGGAAACGTTGTTCGTAGTAAAGGAGAAGGATTTGGTAGTAAACATAACTTTTGCGTGGGAACATGCAATAGCCATTGCCAGTAAAGAAGATGAAGGTGGTTTAGTTTCTCATAGATTTCCAACTTATACTTTCAAAGCAGATATAGCATCCCCAGTTTATTTTAAATTTTTAATTCTACAACCAAGTTTCAAGTATTTATTGGATTTGATTTCTCCTGGTGGTGCTGGTCGTAATAGAGTATTAAGTAAGAAAGATTTTATGAAATTAGAGATTAACTGTCCACCCTTAAAAGAACAGCTTGCAATTACTTCAGTACTTGAAACGGCAGATAATGAATTGAAATTATACGAAAACAAATTAGCAACCCTAAAAGAGCAAAAGAAAGGCTTAATGCAAAAGCTATTAACAGGGCAAATAAGAGTTAAAACAAATTAA
- a CDS encoding type I restriction endonuclease subunit R, producing MEVPSFKEDHISQLPALKLLMNMGWKYLSPEQALAARGGRTSNVLLETILKQQLQAINTIEYKSKEFTFSELNINNAIISLRDLPIQDGFLASNKAFYELITLGRSFEQTVLGDKKSFSFKFIDWKNPANNVYHISEEFSVLRSSSSEHYRPDIVLFINGIPMVIIECKSPKIKDPINKSIEQHLRNQQEDGIRSLYQYSNLILGLATHDAKYATTATEKEFWSFWKELFKTKAEETAWVDNLQALKNQPLPSNERTTLFQERYKNAWTYFKNLEQEQQSITEQDKLLYSLCQPKRLLDLMFNFTLFDDGIKKVTRYQQYFAVHNTLNKIALTDNQGLRKGGVIWHTQGSGKSLTMVMLAQLIATHPKIKNPKIILVTDRVDLDSQITETFKKCQIPVENAQTGKNLVELLSGTGDTVITTLIHKFEAAVNRAKEGFDSPDIFVLVDEGHRSQYGTFNIKMQKVFPNGCFIAFTGTPLMKKEKSTANRFGGLIDVYSITDAVADGAVVPLLYEGRHHLIEVNEKPLDNYFDRVSEPLTPYGKAALKRKFSSTNQLNKAEEVIYSRAWDISDHYEQNVQGIFFGSLKAKGQLVAPNKTTAIRYRNFIKEIGKISCEVLISAPDVRENYDDAFEESDDVILKFWKAMMDKYGSSENYEKSLINAFKKQDHPEIIIVVDKLLTGFDAPNNYVLYLTRQLKEHTLLQAIARVNRLAPGKEHGLIIDYYGNLENLDNALDTYSGTNDYDTLDLEGTLTNIVEEIKKLPQAHSEVWDIFKGVKNKYDEPAYEELLQDEAIRHLFYEKVSAFARLLKLALSSYEFISNTPEQLINKYKQDAKFFLGLRISVKRRYFDDLEYKEFEPQVQKLIDKHITTEGEMLRITELVNIFDKEQRELEVEKISSKAAKADHIASRTIKAINVKMNEDPIYFKKLSRLIRDTIDDYHQHRISEADYLNKAKSFEDQFHNGRQDNVPENLVGNETGIAIYNLVNEIFKGHLKRSEDIQNIGAKIAEEIDNVIKSIVFENGKPIIDWIYKSDIEGKIRIDIDDYLFDLKAHQDLELPFDLIDELVEEVLKVAKLKYV from the coding sequence ATGGAAGTACCATCATTTAAAGAAGACCATATTTCACAGCTTCCAGCATTAAAATTGCTGATGAATATGGGATGGAAATACCTATCTCCTGAACAAGCTTTGGCAGCCAGAGGCGGGAGAACATCTAACGTTTTGTTAGAAACTATACTAAAGCAGCAACTACAAGCCATCAATACTATTGAATATAAAAGTAAGGAGTTTACTTTTTCAGAGCTCAATATAAATAACGCTATTATATCCTTAAGAGACCTTCCTATACAAGATGGCTTTTTAGCTTCAAATAAAGCTTTTTACGAACTCATCACATTGGGTAGAAGCTTTGAGCAAACTGTATTAGGAGATAAAAAAAGTTTCTCTTTTAAGTTCATTGATTGGAAAAACCCTGCTAACAATGTTTATCATATATCAGAAGAATTTAGTGTTCTAAGGTCGTCAAGCAGCGAACATTATCGTCCTGATATTGTGCTTTTCATTAACGGCATTCCTATGGTAATTATAGAATGTAAAAGTCCTAAAATTAAAGACCCCATTAATAAATCAATAGAGCAGCATTTAAGAAATCAACAAGAAGACGGTATTCGTTCGCTTTACCAATATTCAAATTTGATATTAGGTTTAGCTACACATGATGCCAAATACGCTACCACAGCAACAGAAAAAGAATTTTGGAGCTTTTGGAAAGAACTATTTAAAACCAAAGCGGAAGAAACTGCTTGGGTAGATAATTTGCAGGCTTTAAAAAATCAGCCATTACCCTCAAATGAAAGAACCACCCTTTTTCAAGAAAGGTATAAAAATGCATGGACATACTTTAAAAATTTAGAGCAAGAACAGCAAAGTATTACAGAGCAAGACAAGTTATTGTATAGCCTTTGCCAACCCAAACGCCTTTTAGACTTGATGTTTAATTTTACTTTGTTTGATGATGGTATCAAAAAAGTAACGAGGTATCAGCAGTATTTTGCAGTTCACAATACTTTAAATAAAATAGCTTTAACTGATAATCAAGGCTTAAGAAAAGGGGGAGTGATTTGGCATACCCAAGGCAGTGGTAAATCTCTAACAATGGTAATGTTAGCACAATTAATTGCTACACATCCTAAAATAAAAAATCCGAAAATCATATTAGTAACAGACCGTGTAGATTTAGACAGTCAAATAACAGAAACATTCAAAAAATGCCAAATACCTGTTGAAAATGCACAAACAGGAAAGAATTTAGTAGAATTACTTTCGGGTACTGGCGATACGGTCATCACAACACTCATACACAAATTTGAAGCTGCGGTAAACCGAGCTAAAGAGGGTTTTGATTCACCAGATATATTTGTTTTGGTTGATGAAGGTCACAGAAGCCAATATGGTACTTTCAATATCAAAATGCAAAAGGTTTTTCCAAACGGATGCTTTATTGCATTTACAGGTACACCTTTAATGAAAAAGGAAAAGAGTACTGCAAATAGGTTTGGCGGATTGATTGATGTTTATTCTATAACTGATGCCGTTGCGGATGGTGCTGTAGTTCCTTTATTATATGAAGGAAGACACCATCTAATAGAAGTAAACGAAAAACCATTAGACAATTATTTTGACAGAGTTTCTGAACCACTTACACCTTATGGCAAAGCAGCATTAAAAAGGAAGTTTAGCTCAACAAACCAACTTAATAAAGCAGAGGAAGTAATTTATTCCAGAGCTTGGGACATATCAGACCATTATGAGCAAAATGTACAAGGTATCTTTTTTGGTAGTTTAAAAGCGAAAGGGCAGTTAGTAGCACCAAATAAAACAACAGCCATTCGTTACCGTAATTTTATAAAGGAAATAGGCAAAATAAGTTGCGAAGTCTTAATTTCTGCACCAGATGTTAGGGAGAATTATGACGATGCATTTGAGGAAAGTGATGATGTAATATTAAAATTCTGGAAAGCCATGATGGATAAATATGGCAGTTCAGAGAATTATGAAAAATCTTTAATCAACGCTTTCAAAAAACAAGACCATCCAGAAATCATCATTGTTGTTGATAAGCTCTTGACAGGTTTTGATGCGCCAAATAACTATGTGCTATACCTAACAAGGCAATTAAAAGAACACACTTTATTACAAGCAATTGCTAGGGTAAATCGTTTAGCACCAGGTAAGGAACATGGTTTAATAATAGATTACTATGGTAATTTAGAGAATTTAGATAATGCCTTAGATACTTATTCTGGAACAAATGATTATGACACTCTTGATTTGGAGGGTACTTTAACAAATATCGTTGAAGAAATTAAAAAGTTACCACAAGCGCATTCAGAAGTGTGGGATATTTTTAAAGGAGTAAAGAATAAATATGATGAACCAGCTTACGAAGAGTTATTGCAAGATGAAGCCATTCGTCATCTATTTTATGAAAAAGTATCTGCTTTTGCTCGTCTATTAAAACTAGCATTATCTAGTTATGAGTTCATTTCTAATACTCCAGAGCAACTGATTAATAAATATAAACAGGATGCTAAATTCTTTTTAGGGCTTAGAATATCTGTTAAACGTAGATACTTTGATGATTTAGAATATAAAGAATTTGAGCCACAAGTTCAGAAGCTTATTGATAAACATATCACCACAGAAGGAGAAATGCTTCGCATTACAGAATTAGTAAACATCTTCGATAAAGAACAACGTGAACTAGAGGTAGAGAAAATTTCAAGTAAAGCAGCCAAAGCAGACCACATTGCTAGCAGAACAATTAAGGCTATCAATGTTAAAATGAACGAAGACCCTATTTACTTCAAGAAGCTATCTAGGCTAATTCGTGATACAATTGATGATTACCATCAACACCGCATTTCTGAGGCAGATTATTTAAATAAAGCTAAATCATTTGAAGACCAATTTCATAATGGAAGACAAGATAACGTACCTGAAAATTTAGTGGGTAATGAAACAGGCATTGCCATTTACAATTTAGTGAATGAAATTTTTAAAGGCCATTTAAAAAGATCTGAAGATATCCAGAATATAGGTGCAAAAATAGCTGAAGAAATAGATAATGTAATTAAATCAATAGTCTTTGAAAATGGCAAACCAATCATAGACTGGATATATAAATCAGATATAGAAGGTAAAATTAGAATTGATATAGATGATTATCTTTTCGACTTAAAAGCTCACCAAGATTTAGAATTACCATTTGATTTAATTGATGAATTAGTGGAGGAAGTTTTAAAAGTAGCAAAACTGAAATATGTCTGA
- a CDS encoding M48 family metallopeptidase, whose protein sequence is MSEIISLQSFKFGSKEINYELSYQERKTLGIKVYPDCKVRVIAPIETTAEKLKVKLKEKAPWIIKQLSEFLSYHPFTPPRQFINGETHLYLGRQYKLKIENATQNEVKIYRGRLIVFKKDNASVENILADWYREKAAVHFQDILEKVLVLFRKYKIDSPVLQIRYMPTRWGSCTSKGKVILNPDLIKASKGSIEYVIIHELCHLVHHNHTKAFYNLQESIMPDWKKWKERLETSL, encoded by the coding sequence ATGTCTGAAATCATTTCATTACAATCATTTAAGTTTGGCTCTAAAGAAATCAATTATGAGCTTTCCTATCAAGAGCGTAAAACTTTAGGCATTAAGGTTTACCCTGATTGTAAAGTTAGAGTAATTGCACCTATTGAAACAACAGCAGAGAAATTAAAAGTAAAGCTTAAGGAAAAGGCTCCATGGATAATCAAACAGCTATCAGAGTTTTTGTCCTACCATCCATTTACACCGCCAAGGCAATTTATAAATGGCGAAACACATCTTTATTTAGGGAGGCAATACAAACTCAAAATTGAAAATGCTACTCAAAATGAAGTGAAAATCTATAGAGGGAGATTAATAGTTTTCAAAAAGGATAATGCATCTGTAGAAAATATACTAGCTGATTGGTATAGGGAAAAAGCAGCAGTTCATTTTCAGGATATTTTAGAAAAAGTATTGGTACTATTTAGAAAATACAAAATTGATTCACCAGTTCTTCAAATCAGATATATGCCTACCAGGTGGGGAAGTTGTACATCCAAGGGTAAAGTAATTTTAAATCCTGATTTGATAAAGGCTTCTAAGGGAAGTATTGAGTATGTAATTATTCATGAATTGTGTCATTTGGTACATCATAATCATACTAAAGCATTCTATAATTTACAAGAATCTATAATGCCTGACTGGAAGAAATGGAAAGAAAGACTTGAAACTAGTTTATAG
- a CDS encoding KilA-N domain-containing protein, whose protein sequence is MGKQKKVVINVQGTAIGILSQQEQDFISLTDMVKNFDGGSVLIENWLKNKDTILFLGVWEQINNPDFNSLEFEGIKNEAGRNSFYLSAKKWIEKTKAVGLIASAGRYGGTFAHKDIAFEFGSWLSPEFKLYLIKEFQRLKEDENYRLSLEWNLNRTLSKLNYRIHTDAIKAHIIPPQLSKLQQGFVYATEADVLNVALLGKTAKQWREENPEKEGNIRDFATIEQLLVLANLESMNAEFIRMKLPQAERLIKLNQIAIAQLKSLSQNRQVKKLDENTSVKKKL, encoded by the coding sequence ATGGGCAAGCAAAAAAAGGTTGTAATTAACGTTCAAGGAACGGCAATAGGTATACTATCACAGCAAGAGCAGGATTTCATTTCTCTTACAGATATGGTCAAAAACTTTGATGGTGGTAGTGTGCTGATAGAAAATTGGTTAAAAAATAAGGACACTATTTTATTTCTTGGGGTTTGGGAGCAAATTAACAACCCTGATTTTAATTCCCTAGAATTCGAGGGAATTAAAAATGAAGCAGGCAGAAACAGTTTCTATTTATCAGCAAAAAAATGGATAGAAAAAACCAAAGCAGTGGGCCTTATTGCAAGTGCTGGTAGATACGGTGGAACATTTGCCCATAAAGATATTGCCTTTGAGTTTGGTTCATGGTTAAGCCCAGAATTTAAACTTTATCTTATTAAAGAATTTCAAAGACTTAAAGAGGATGAAAACTACAGATTATCTTTAGAATGGAATCTTAATCGTACACTTTCAAAACTCAACTATCGCATACATACAGATGCCATAAAGGCACACATCATTCCTCCGCAATTAAGCAAATTACAACAGGGTTTCGTATACGCTACAGAAGCAGATGTATTAAATGTGGCACTCTTAGGCAAAACCGCTAAGCAATGGAGAGAGGAAAACCCAGAAAAGGAAGGTAATATTAGAGATTTTGCCACCATAGAGCAATTGCTGGTACTGGCCAATTTAGAAAGCATGAATGCAGAGTTTATACGCATGAAATTACCACAAGCAGAGCGACTCATCAAATTAAACCAAATTGCCATCGCTCAATTAAAATCCTTGTCACAAAATAGGCAGGTAAAAAAATTGGATGAAAATACAAGCGTAAAGAAGAAGTTATGA